A single window of Narcine bancroftii isolate sNarBan1 chromosome 1, sNarBan1.hap1, whole genome shotgun sequence DNA harbors:
- the LOC138755774 gene encoding beta-crystallin B1-like yields the protein MASQTSPMAERRSQQPKKHEAGMGSYNMFVYERENFQGRCLEFSGECMNLCDAGFERVGSIRIDRGPWVAYERSNFSGEMFILDKGEYPRWDSWSNSCRNDYIMSFRPISMEPEKHKICLFEMAEFKGRKMEIEDNDLPSLFTYGFTDRVGSAIVGCGTWVGYQYPGFRGYQYLLEKKDFRHWNQWGAGQPQIQSIRRIRDGQWHRVGCFN from the coding sequence ATGGCAAGCCAGACCTCCCCTATGGCTGAGAGAAGGAGCCAGCAGCCCAAGAAACACGAGGCAGGAATGGGCTCTTACAATATGTTCGTCTACGAGCGGGAAAACTTCCAGGGTCGCTGCCTGGAATTTTCTGGCGAGTGCATGAACCTGTGTGATGCTGGGTTCGAGCGGGTGGGGTCCATTCGAATTGACCGCGGGCCCTGGGTGGCCTATGAGCGGTCCAACTTCTCTGGAGAAATGTTCATCCTGGACAAGGGGGAATACCCACGCTGGGATTCCTGGTCCAACAGCTGCCGGAATGACTACATCATGTCCTTCAGGCCAATCTCCATGGAGCCAGAAAAGCACAAGATCTGCCTGTTTGAGATGGCCGAGTTTAAAGGCCGCAAGATGGAGATCGAGGACAACGACCTCCCCAGCCTCTTCACATACGGCTTCACAGACCGGGTGGGCAGTGCCATCGTGGGCTGCGGCACCTGGGTGGGCTACCAGTACCCAGGCTTCCGTGGCTACCAGTATTTGCTGGAGAAGAAAGATTTCAGGCATTGGAACCAATGGGGTGCTGGCCAGCCACAAATACAGTCCATCAGACGGATCCGTGATGGACAATGGCACAGGGTAGGCTGTTTCAACTAG